One window from the genome of Blastocatellia bacterium encodes:
- a CDS encoding NADH-quinone oxidoreductase subunit I, whose translation MALTPKRNWKQIISRFLLIDLLKGMAITFKWQAPSRNVTEQYPKVRPKIGERFRGAPRLNLDPETGESLCIACNLCAVACPENLITVTEEVREIGDEHGKIKKKRFLADYLYDTSRCMFCGYCQDVCPTYAIELTQNFEMAIYRRKDFAWTWTMLENGVDQPMYVK comes from the coding sequence CAGATCATTTCCCGGTTCCTACTGATTGATCTTCTGAAAGGCATGGCCATCACATTTAAGTGGCAGGCGCCGAGTCGCAACGTGACTGAGCAATATCCTAAAGTCCGGCCGAAGATCGGCGAACGATTCCGTGGCGCGCCGCGACTGAACCTTGATCCGGAAACGGGCGAATCGTTGTGCATCGCTTGCAATCTGTGCGCTGTCGCCTGCCCGGAAAATTTGATCACGGTGACCGAAGAAGTGCGCGAAATCGGCGACGAGCATGGCAAGATCAAGAAGAAACGATTTCTGGCCGATTATCTATATGACACCTCGCGCTGCATGTTTTGCGGTTACTGTCAGGATGTCTGCCCAACCTACGCGATTGAGTTGACGCAAAATTTTGAGATGGCGATCTACCGACGTAAGGACTTTGCCTGGACGTGGACGATGTTGGAAAACGGGGTTGATCAGCCGATGTACGTGAAATGA